The genome window TCTCGGCAGTGGTGCTGTCCGGCTTCGACGGGGCGGGGAGCGTCAACGGCGCCAAGCCGCCGCGCACCCGGCCGACGCCGGTCGTCCCCGACCGTCCGCTCACCGGACGCAAGGCCCGCGCCGCGGCGAAGCGGACGGCCACCCGGGTCCCCGACCCCGGAGCGATCCGCATCCGGCCCGCGATCGAGACCCGGCCGGACGCGAAGCCCGCCGCGAAGCCCGCGGCAACGGCGAAGCCGACGAGCGCCGCGAAGCCCGCCACGCCGACCACTCCGTCCACTCCCTCCAGCCCGGACCTCCCGGACGCCGCCTCGCCGAAGCCGCCGGCCAAGCCCCGCACGACGAAGCCGCCCGCGACCGGCCAGACTCCGGCGGACGGCCAGACTCCCGCAGACGGCACGGCCCGCTCGGAAGGGGCCGAGTGACATGACCACCATCCCGGTCGGACCGCCCTCCGGCCCGTCCTTCTTCGAGCAGCTCGGCGGTCACGAGACGTTCGTGCGCCTCGTGGACGCGTTCTACCGCGGCGTCGCCGGCGACCCGGTGCTGCGGCCGATGTACCCGGAGGAGGACCTCGGCCCGGCCAAGGAGCGCCTGACGCTGTTCCTGGAGCAGTACTGGGGCGGCCCGACCACCTACAGCCAGCAGCGCGGCCACCCGCGGCTGCGGATGCGGCACAACCCCTTCACGGTCAACCCGGACGCGCGCGACCGGTGGCTCGCCCACATGCGCGTGGCCGTCGACGAGCTCGGGCTGCCGCCGCTGCAGGACGAGACGCTCTGGAACTACCTGGAGCGCGCCGCGTTCGCTATGGTCAACACATTCGAGGAGTAGCCCGACCCTCGTCCCTCCCGTCGTGCCGAAGGAGCCACGCCCATGACCCCAGAACCCGACTGCATCGTGGTGGGAGCCGGACTCGCCGGGCTGGTCGCCGCGTGCGAGCTGCTCGACGCGGGGAAGACGGTCACGATCGTCGACCAGGAGCCGGCGGCCTCGCTCGGCGGCCAGGCGTTCTGGTCGTTCGGCGGACTGTTCCTGATCGACTCGCCGGAGCAGCGCAGGATGGGCGTCACCGACTCGCTCGCGCTCGCGCGGCAGGACTGGTTCGGCAGTGCGGGCTTCGACCGCGCGGAGGACCACTGGCCGAAGCGCTGGGCGGAGGCGTACCTGCAGTTCGCCGCGGGTGAGAAGCGCGCCTGGCTGCACGAGAAGGGCGTGCGGTTCTTCCCGGTCGTCGGCTGGGCCGAGCGCGGCGACGGCACGGCGGGAGGCCACGGCAACTCGGTGCCGCGCTTCCACATCACCTGGGGCACCGGTCCGGGCGTCGTGGAGCCGTTCGTGCGCCAGGTCCAGGCGGCGACGGCGACGGGGAAGGCGCGGCTGCTGCACCGCCACCGCGTCGACGAGCTCATCGTGGAGGACGGCCGGGTCGTCGGCGTCCGTGGCGAGATCCTGAAGCCGGACGCCGCGAAGCGCGGAGCGCCCAGCAACCGGGAGCGGATCGGGGACTTCGAGCTGCGCGCGCCGGCGGTCGTCGTCGCGAGCGGCGGCATCGGCGGCAACCACGACCTGGTCCGCGCGGCCTGGCCGGAACGGCTCGGCACTCCCCCGGACTTCATGCTCTCCGGTGTGCCCGCGCACGTCGACGGCCGGATGCTCGGCATCGCCGAGGCGGCGGGCGCGCACCTGATCAACGGCGACCGGATGTGGCACTACACCGAGGGCATCCAGAACTGGGACCCGATCTGGCAGCGCCACGGCATCCGCATCCTGCCCGGGCCGTCCTCGCTCTGGCTGGACGCGCACGGCGA of Leifsonia shinshuensis contains these proteins:
- a CDS encoding globin encodes the protein MTTIPVGPPSGPSFFEQLGGHETFVRLVDAFYRGVAGDPVLRPMYPEEDLGPAKERLTLFLEQYWGGPTTYSQQRGHPRLRMRHNPFTVNPDARDRWLAHMRVAVDELGLPPLQDETLWNYLERAAFAMVNTFEE
- a CDS encoding FAD-binding dehydrogenase is translated as MTPEPDCIVVGAGLAGLVAACELLDAGKTVTIVDQEPAASLGGQAFWSFGGLFLIDSPEQRRMGVTDSLALARQDWFGSAGFDRAEDHWPKRWAEAYLQFAAGEKRAWLHEKGVRFFPVVGWAERGDGTAGGHGNSVPRFHITWGTGPGVVEPFVRQVQAATATGKARLLHRHRVDELIVEDGRVVGVRGEILKPDAAKRGAPSNRERIGDFELRAPAVVVASGGIGGNHDLVRAAWPERLGTPPDFMLSGVPAHVDGRMLGIAEAAGAHLINGDRMWHYTEGIQNWDPIWQRHGIRILPGPSSLWLDAHGDRLPAPLFPGFDTLGTLEHLRRTGSDYSWFILTQKIIEKEFALSGSEQNPDLTGKDVGLLAKRVGPGAPGPVEAFKEKGADFVVADTLDQLLAGMKRLSEVPLDTELVTRHVRERDRQLDNGFGKDLQLAAVRGARAYRGDKLIRVAAPHKLTDPKAGPMIAVKLHILTRKSLGGIETDLDGRVLGADGAPVPGLYAAGEASGFGGGGVHGYRALEGTFLGGCMFSGRQAGRAIARTA